One window from the genome of Salvia miltiorrhiza cultivar Shanhuang (shh) chromosome 7, IMPLAD_Smil_shh, whole genome shotgun sequence encodes:
- the LOC130991932 gene encoding flowering-promoting factor 1-like protein 3, with protein MSGVWVFKNGVVRLVENAGECHSKKMLVHVTSNEVIASYAVLERKLLQLGWERYYDDPDLLQYHKRSTVHLISLPKDFNRFKSMHMYDIVVKNRNEFEVRDI; from the coding sequence ATGTCTGGCGTTTGGGTGTTCAAGAACGGCGTGGTTCGACTCGTGGAGAACGCGGGAGAGTGCCACAGCAAGAAAATGCTAGTCCATGTGACCTCAAATGAGGTGATTGCATCATATGCAGTGTTGGAGAGGAAGCTATTGCAGCTTGGTTGGGAGAGGTACTATGATGATCCTGATCTGCTGCAGTATCACAAGAGATCAACGGTTCATCTCATCTCTCTCCCAAAAGATTTCAACAGGTTCAAATCCATGCACATGTACGACATCGTCGTCAAGAATCGAAACGAGTTCGAAGTTAGAGACATCTAA
- the LOC130991933 gene encoding flowering-promoting factor 1-like protein 3 has translation MSGVWVFKNGVVRLENGGEGPRRKVMVHVASGEAITSYEVLERILFSLGWERYYDDPELLQFHKRSTVHLISLPTDFNKFKSIHMYDIVVKNRNEFEVRDM, from the coding sequence ATGTCCGGCGTTTGGGTGTTCAAGAACGGCGTGGTCCGGCTGGAGAACGGCGGCGAGGGCCCCCGGCGGAAAGTGATGGTCCACGTGGCATCCGGCGAGGCCATTACCTCGTACGAGGTTCTGGAGAGGATCTTGTTTTCACTAGGTTGGGAGAGGTACTACGATGATCCTGAGCTGCTGCAGTTCCACAAGAGATCTACGGTGCACCTCATCTCTCTCCCAACAGACTTCAACAAGTTCAAATCCATTCACATGTACGACATCGTTGTCAAGAATCGAAACGAGTTCGAAGTTAGAGACATGTAG
- the LOC130991900 gene encoding uncharacterized protein LOC130991900, whose product MRPLDENETTLVFNKLHKFVGNNLKNIVLEAQAHEGPEPNPGRYCFRMQKNRVYYVSESLVKRATNIKRDKLVALGTQIGKFTKGGKFHLTVQCLNLLAANAKHKVWLKPTAEMSFLYGNSVLKGGVGRITESIQVNDGVVVFSMSDVPLGFGDAAKSTVDCRKMDPNGIVVHRHADIGEYLRMEDEL is encoded by the coding sequence ATGAGACCTCTCGACGAGAACGAGACGACCCTCGTCTTCAACAAGCTCCACAAATTCGTCGGCAACAACCTCAAGAACATCGTCCTCGAAGCGCAGGCCCACGAGGGGCCCGAGCCGAACCCTGGCCGCTACTGCTTCCGCATGCAGAAGAATCGCGTCTACTACGTCTCCGAGTCGCTCGTCAAGCGCGCCACCAACATCAAGCGCGACAAGCTCGTTGCGCTGGGAACGCAGATCGGTAAATTCACCAAGGGCGGCAAGTTCCACCTCACGGTGCAGTGCCTGAACCTGCTGGCGGCGAACGCCAAGCACAAGGTGTGGCTGAAGCCGACGGCGGAGATGAGCTTCCTGTACGGGAACAGCGTGTTGAAGGGCGGGGTTGGGAGAATCACGGAGAGCATCCAGGTGAATGACGGCGTGGTGGTCTTCTCGATGTCGGATGTGCCGCTTGGGTTTGGGGATGCGGCGAAGAGCACGGTGGATTGCCGGAAGATGGACCCCAACGGAATCGTGGTGCATCGCCACGCCGATATTGGGGAGTATTTGAGGATGGAGGATGAGCTCTAG
- the LOC130991863 gene encoding protein SRC2-like, whose product METRTLEITLQSGRDLNKVNLITKMDVYAVVSISGGDKSSKQKTRTPVDHDGDANPTWNFTMKFTVEEAALQMNRLTLDFKLVCERALGDKDVGEVNVPIKELLDSPATAAADGKKFVSYQVRKPSGKPKGQLTFSCKFSEKTAAASSAPPYPPAAAPAGKGDFGTYTANPAGTSSGYPPVGSYPPPAGYPKTEGNGHYPPVGSYPPPANPAGTSSNYPPAGSYPPPAGYPVKEGSGQYPPPAGYPVVEGGGHYPPVYPAAANGSGSYPPPAGYPPVGDTHKPAEGYPPQPPAGYGYPAPPPPGYGYPAPPPPGYGYPPQQGYGYPPPPVQQPKKKNKFGLGMGAGLLGGALGGLLIGDMISDGADFDGGFDGGFDF is encoded by the coding sequence ATGGAGACTCGAACTCTGGAAATCACGCTTCAATCCGGGAGAGATTTGAACAAAGTCAATCTCATCACGAAAATGGACGTCTACGCCGTCGTTTCGATCTCCGGCGGCGACAAGAGCTCCAAGCAGAAGACCAGGACACCGGTGGACCACGACGGCGACGCCAACCCCACTTGGAACTTCACGATGAAGTTCACCGtggaggaggcggcgctgcAGATGAATCGCCTCACCCTCGACTTCAAGCTCGTCTGCGAGCGGGCGTTGGGCGACAAGGACGTCGGCGAGGTCAACGTCCCGATCAAGGAGCTTCTCGATTCTCCGGCGACGGCAGCCGCCGACGGCAAGAAATTCGTCAGCTACCAAGTCCGGAAACCCAGCGGAAAGCCCAAGGGCCAGCTCACTTTCTCCTGCAAATTCAGCGAGaaaaccgccgccgcctcctcagCTCCGCCGTACCCCCCGGCGGCGGCACCGGCGGGGAAGGGTGATTTTGGGACTTATACAGCGAATCCTGCCGGAACTAGCTCCGGTTATCCGCCGGTTGGATCTTACCCGCCGCCGGCGGGGTACCCAAAAACGGAGGGGAATGGCCATTATCCGCCGGTCGGATCTTACCCGCCGCCGGCGAATCCTGCCGGAACTAGCTCCAATTATCCGCCTGCCGGATCTTACCCGCCGCCGGCGGGATATCCGGTAAAGGAGGGGAGTGGCCAGTATCCGCCGCCGGCGGGTTACCCCGTGGTTGAGGGAGGTGGACATTATCCGCCGGTGTATCCCGCGGCTGCGAATGGAAGCGGAAGCTATCCGCCGCCGGCAGGGTATCCTCCGGTTGGCGATACTCATAAGCCAGCAGAAGGATATCCTCCTCAACCTCCGGCGGGGTACGGATAtccggcgccgcctcctccgGGTTACGGGTATCCGGCACCGCCCCCGCCCGGGTACGGGTACCCGCCGCAGCAGGGTTACGGGTATCCGCCACCGCCGGTTCAGCAgccaaagaagaaaaataagttTGGGTTAGGAATGGGGGCGGGACTGCTCGGCGGCGCTCTCGGCGGATTGTTGATCGGTGATATGATTTCCGACGGGGCTGATTTCGACGGTGGATTTGATGGCGGGTTTGATTTCTGA
- the LOC130993083 gene encoding protein SRC2-like yields the protein MEFRTMDITLRSGKNLNDVNLFRKMAVYAVVWISGGDRIPKQKTRTPTDHGGTNPTWNFPMEFKVDEAALQLNRLTLKFKLVCEQSSSRDDKVVGELSVPIKELLDSPATPDADGNKFFTYQVRKPSGRPKGELNFTCKFSEKMADASAEEMNEYVLAVELKKKIDSALELGKNAIGIGKSGASKLMKYGLARLGSGLGKKKREFGRAWHKFTDGVGQNKEEDYQPVRPNPTQTQTPDTKWATSGFSRILAKRGL from the coding sequence ATGGAGTTCCGAACTATGGATATCACGCTCCGTTCCGGGAAAAATCTGAACGATGTCAACCTCTTCAGAAAGATGGCCGTCTACGCCGTCGTTTGGATCTCCGGCGGCGACAGGATCCCCAAGCAGAAGACCAGGACGCCGACCGACCACGGCGGCACCAACCCCACCTGGAACTTCCCGATGGAGTTCAAGGTGGACGAGGCGGCGCTGCAGCTGAACCGCCTCACCCTCAAGTTCAAGCTCGTCTGCGAGCAGTCGTCGTCCCGCGATGACAAAGTCGTCGGCGAGCTCAGCGTCCCCATCAAGGAGCTCCTCGATTCTCCGGCGACGCCCGACGCCGACGGCAACAAATTCTTCACCTACCAAGTCCGGAAACCCAGCGGAAGGCCCAAGGGCGAGCTGAATTTCACCTGCAAATTCAGCGAGAAAATGGCCGACGCGTCAGCTGAGGAGATGAACGAGTATGTGTTGGCGGTGGAGCTGAAGAAGAAGATTGATTCTGCGTTAGAATTGGGGAAGAATGCGATTGGCATTGGAAAATCGGGGGCGAGCAAGTTGATGAAGTATGGGTTGGCCCGGTTGGGATCGGGtctggggaagaagaagagggaGTTTGGGCGCGCATGGCATAAGTTCACGGACGGAGTGGGGCAGAACAAGGAGGAAGACTACCAACCGGTCCGCCCCAACCCGACCCAGACCCAGACACCAGATACGAAATGGGCCACATCCGGCTTCTCCAGGATCCTCGCTAAGCGCGGTCTATAA